Genomic window (Streptosporangium brasiliense):
TAGTACCGAGGCGGTGCACCTGACATGCCGGAAGACCTCCGAATACTGTGAGGGCAAGTCGGCATCCACGTTACTTGTCATACATGACTGACCACTTAGAGTCACTCACGATAAGCGTGGACGTCGACGTCCTTGCCTTTCTCGCCGCTGGTGACGTCGCGGCCCATCACGGCGCCGCCGCCGCCGACCTGCTGCAGGCCGCCCTGCCCGACGACCCCGAGCGCATCTCCTCCTGGCCGCTCTACGCTCGGCTGCTGCCACACGCCCAAGCTGTCCTGGACGCCGGCTCCGATTGAGGGTGCCGTCGTTTATGAGAAATTCGGGTTGCGATTCCCGCCCGGCTGAGTGTTACGTTGATCTGCTTTGCTCCGATCGGAAGGAAAGCAGATGGACGTCCCCTCCTTGCACAGCAGGTTCCTCAGTGACACGCTTCCTCGGATCCGGGAGGATGCGCGCGTGGCCGGCGTGGCGATCACCGGGTCGATCGTGGGAGGCCGCCCCGATGTCTACTCGGACGTGGATCTGATCCTGGTCATCGATGACGAGGCGTACGACGCGGTCATGCGGGAGCGGCTCGTGCTGATCGGTTCCTGGGCCTCGTTGGTGGCCGGATTCACCGGGGAGCATGTCGGCGAGCCGCGCGTGATCATCACGCTCGTCGGGCCGCCCCTCCTGCACGTCGACTTCAAGTTCGTCCGTGCCTCCGACTTCGCCGAGCGGATCGAGGACCTGGAGATCCTGTGGGACCGGGACGGCCTCCTGGCACGCGTCCTCGCCCAGCAGCTGCCGGTCACTCCGGCGTTCGACCTCCAGTGGATCGAGGACCGGTTCTGGATCTGGGTGCACTACGGCGCGACGAAGCTCGGCCGCGGGGAACTGTTCGAGGCCATCAGCTTCCTCACCTACCTGCGCGAGACCGTGCTCGGCCCCCTGGCCGCCCGCCGGGTGGGCGCGATCCCCCGCGGTGTACGCCACCTGGAGACCATCGCGCCCGAAGAGGCGCGCGCCCTTCAGGCAACGCTGTGCGGCTACGACCGCCATGAAGCAGGACGGGCGCTCCTCGCCACCGTCGATCTCTACCGCCGATGGTCCGATGCCGGTGGAACGATCGTTGAACGGCGTCACCACGCCGAGAAGCTCGCCATGCAGTACCTTCACGACATCATCGATCAAGGCCGCTGACTGAAACGGGCTGACACACAGCCAGCTGAAGTACCTCGCCGCCCCCGTCGGCTCAGGTTCTCCATCCCGTCCCGGTACGCCTGGTAGATGGCGCCCCTTCCTCACCCATGGCCGGACATTCCCCGGCCCACCTCACCCCGGTCAACGATCCAGCCGCCCGGGGGCGACGCCGAGGCATGGTCTTTCACGCCCTGTTTGACAGTGCGGCCTTCACCGGGGACGCCCGGTTCGGCGGGGTGGCCTTCACCGGGACCGCCGAGTTCGGCGGGGCTATGGCGATCAACCGCACGAAGCGTGATTCATGGCTGGACGGGTGGCGGCCATGATCAACTGGTGTGCGAGTTTGTCGAGGTCGGGATCCTCCGCGAATTCGTCCATACGGTCCCACAAGCTGCCCTTCAGGTAGGCGAGCGGCCAGGCGTGCCACGACCTGGTGGCGGTGACGATCTCGGCCGGGATCGCCTTTAGGGAACGTGGAGGCCTTCTCCGACCTCGCCGAAGCCATCATCACCGTCCGTAACCTGACCCGCCGAGCCTGGCACACTCACCGCTGGGACGCCCAGCCCCATCGACGCCGATGACCGTCACCTGTCCGCGCGACCGCTCAGCTGAGGGTCACTGAGACTCGGCGAACGGTATCCCGATGCTCAGGCCGGGATCCAGTTGCCGTGGAAGCCGGCCGGGACGCGGACCGGGACATGCACCTCGGCCAGTGGCGGCGCAGCCAGGTCGGCGGCGCCCAGGATGGCCAGGTAGCTGCGGTCGGTGGCCCGGTCGTGGGCGAAGGTCATCAGGTAGCCGTCGTTCTCCCCGGCCGCGCCCGCCGCCACGAACACCGCCTCGCCGCAGGTGTGCCCGGCCGGTAAGCGGTGCACCGCCCGTACGCCGCCGTCGGCCAGGTCGTAGGCGTAGATCTCCGACCGCTCCGGCTCGGCCTCCAGGGCGAAGCTGGTGGTGTAGCCGTAGCGGTGCGGCAGCCCGATCGCGCTGTCGGCGACACGCGGGTACTCGCTGGGCGCGTCGTCGATGGGGGCCTCCGCGACCGTGCCCGCGCGCGGGTCCAGGGTCCAGCGGTGCAGCGTGGGCAGGCCGCCGCCGACGTCCTCGGGGCCGCCGCGCCACAGCGACGGCACCCGGGTGCCGGTGACCGTGATCGTGCCGGTGGCGGGGTCCTCGAAGGCATTCATGGTGTGCCAGACGTAGCACGGCGCGATGTCGAACCAGCGTACGGGCGCGTCGTCGCCGGCCGTGCGCGGCAGGACGCCGAACCTGGCCTGATGGGCGTCATCCCAGCGCCATGGCGGTGCACCGGCGGCGGCCTGGGCCGCGTCGAAGACGACCGGCAGGTCCAGGAAGATCACGTGCTCGCGGGTGACGGCGAAGTCGTGCATCATCGTCGCCCGCGGCACGTCGATCACCCGCGTCTGCATCACCTTCCCCGCAGGGTCGGCGCGGTAGTACGTCAGGTACGGCGGGCGCAGCCGGTAGCCGAAGAACAGCAGCTCACCGGTGATCGGGCAGGTCTTCGGGTGCGCGGTCATCGGCGTCTGCAGTGCCCCGTCAAAGGTGTACGCCCCGACGGTGGCCAGGTCGGGCGTCACCTCGTACGGGAAGCCGCCCTCCTCCAGCGCGAACAGCCTGCCCGCGTGCGCGATCAGGTGCGTGTTGGCTGTGGTCACCCGGTAGTCGATCCGGCCCGTGCCGGGATCGAAGGCGAGGGCGAACCGGGATTCGCCGGGGTGCTCGTACAGCGGCGTGCGGACGTACCGGTTGCGGTACCAGCGCGCCCGGCCGCCGTCCAGCGCGATCGTGTGGATCATGCCGTCGCCCGCGAAGGAGTGCGGCGACCAGCCGGTGCGCGGGTTGGGCCCGTTGCGGAAGAACTGGCCCGACAGCTCAGCGGGGATCTCGCCCGTCACCTTGGCGGGCTCCAGCGTCACCTCCTCCGCGATCGGCGCGTTGTTGCCCGCGAGATGCAGCGGGACGGTCTCGGCCATGGTGGATCTCCTGTCGGCGTGGTCGGGGGACGCCGACAACCATGCGCGGGGAAATCCGCGAAGAACAGTCTTGTTTTGCCGGACGCCGTCAGCCGCCCGGCGTACGCGCAGGCCAGGGCGGTGCGAGGATCTTCGGCGGCAGGCTCGGACGGAGGTCGTGACGAGACCGGCGCGGGCACCCGGCCCGCCGGCGTCCGCGGGAGCTCCCTCTGCGGACGGACGGAGCGAAGATGCTCAGGAGCGGGCGAGGACGGCCGAGGGGCGGGTACGGCGCTGGTAGGAGCGGGTGCAGATGGCGAGTGAGAGGCCCAGTCCGGCGAAGGCGAGTCCGCCCACGTAGCCGACCCAAGGGGACCAGCCTTCGGCGTCGCCGACCGTGAAGCCGACGGCCGAGGCGATCAAGGTGGCGAAACCGTAGGGGGTGAGGGCCAGCGCGCCCATCCAGCCCGGGACGGGCAGTGCCCAGCGCGGCAGCCGCTCGCCCCAGGGGCGGGCCAGCGCCATCAGCAGCAACACCCCGCCGAGGGCGCCCAGCACGGTGAAGTCGACCCCGTGCTGCTCCATCCACACCAGTGCCTCGGGTGCGCCGTTGGCGCGCATCCCGGCGCCGAGATCACCGGCCGGTCGGCCGGCGTTCCCGCCGAACGCCCAGTAGGTCTTCATCAGGATGTAGGGAGCCAGTGCAGCGATTCCGAACCACATGGCCTTGGGGGACTTCATCGAGGTCATGCTGCTGAGCCTGGAACAGCCCCGGGTCCGGAACCTCCCTCCGGGGGACCAACTGGCTCCCCCGCAAGGGGGATCAACAACGGCCGGGATCTGGCAGGTGTAGCCGTTGCGGATCAGCAGCTTGCGCATGCCTTGGAGGGTGTAGGTCAGGTGAAAGCGCCGGCGTGCAGCCTGGTGATGAGCTCATGCGCGACGTCCAGGAACTGACCGCGCGAGGACGTCGTCGTCTGCAGGTCGACGAACGCCTCGTGGGCACCGGCCTGGGCGAGGGTCAGCAGGTAGTCACCGATCTGCTGCACGGTTCCGGCGTGCGGCACCTGGTCGTCGGGCGCGGGGGAATCGGTGATCTGCGGATTGACGCGCACCACC
Coding sequences:
- a CDS encoding carotenoid oxygenase family protein, which encodes MAETVPLHLAGNNAPIAEEVTLEPAKVTGEIPAELSGQFFRNGPNPRTGWSPHSFAGDGMIHTIALDGGRARWYRNRYVRTPLYEHPGESRFALAFDPGTGRIDYRVTTANTHLIAHAGRLFALEEGGFPYEVTPDLATVGAYTFDGALQTPMTAHPKTCPITGELLFFGYRLRPPYLTYYRADPAGKVMQTRVIDVPRATMMHDFAVTREHVIFLDLPVVFDAAQAAAGAPPWRWDDAHQARFGVLPRTAGDDAPVRWFDIAPCYVWHTMNAFEDPATGTITVTGTRVPSLWRGGPEDVGGGLPTLHRWTLDPRAGTVAEAPIDDAPSEYPRVADSAIGLPHRYGYTTSFALEAEPERSEIYAYDLADGGVRAVHRLPAGHTCGEAVFVAAGAAGENDGYLMTFAHDRATDRSYLAILGAADLAAPPLAEVHVPVRVPAGFHGNWIPA